The nucleotide window CGaggaaatcgtgaatctctcTGGCTTGCTCAGCCAGTATCTCGCGTTGCattggtgattgtgaacctttttttttttggaAATTAACGATTGTGACCCCGCGctgacattcgtgatttctcgaatcacgatttaGCAAAAAGCGCGCCGCAACACGCAACGTGCAACCAAGGCGAGACGCGaacgcaacgcaacgcaacgcaTCGGATAAAGCAGCTCACGAGCTTGCTCACCCACAGTCGTGTGTTGTGAGTCAGCGCGAGCAGAACCGTGAACACGAACGAACGGCAAGCAAATCTagagcgacgaggacaGGCTGCTAGCAAGGCCACGCGATCATCACCGCAACTTCGAACAGACCCGACCTAACCTACAGCACCTCTCTCATATGACACAACAGCGCTCGCACATCTGCAAAAGACACAGCCACAACCACCTATCACCACGCGTCTTCAAGCGTTGATCGTCAAAATCGCGCAACTTGGGATCTGACAGATggcaagaatcacgaatcacgaacggcaaccaaccgtgaatgcattcacgatcttGCATTTCGATCCCCGCGCTACTCTGTGCATGTTGATAAAAAGGGGTGCGATTGCATGAGAGTGGATCACAGCGCGCACTGAAAAAGACGCGATCATCATCGAACTGGAAGTGGCGAAAAGCGATCAACCTTGTTCTGCGACACAGTGAGGATGGGCTTGACGGTCTCGATCGCAGATGCTGGCTCTGCTGGCGCTAAACCTGTAGTTTGCAATCCGGAGGCTGTGATGCCGAGCGCCAGCACAAGTGGTGCTAGCGCCAGACGGATGCGATGCAAACTTGGGACGCCAGCAATCTGGTGGCTCAAGCTCGCTGCATCGCAAGTCAACAGCGCTCTAACCAATTTCGAATCGCTGGCTGACGTTGAATCTCTATTTGCAATGTCCTCAAGCACATTGCGAACCTGCCTTGCCAGCTCGGGTCCAGCAAGTGCTGGGCCGAGCTGAACAATCGACTCGGATAGCATAGCCAGCGCGCAAAGCATCGAGTCCGAGACAGACGGGTTGGTCGCATCTGAAGCCATTCCGACAGTTGCAGTATTGACCATGGGCAAGGTCGCGATACGTAGCTCCAGCCGCGGTCGCCAAAATCGTTCCAACGCCGCATTGACTGGCTCCCGAATCTGATCTTCGGACGATGTTGAACTCGGAAGCACGGCAATAATCCGCATTATCAGCCAGGTTGATTTGGACGCTCCCGTTTCATGGTCGGCGAGCTCTGCATCGACTTTTGATGACGCCTGTGCCTGTTCAAGAAGTCTGACAAGCCCTGTCTCCACCTCTGCCCGTGAGGCGCTAAGAATCGACTCGAATTTGGTCCGGATCGACTCGCTTTCCATGGCAGATCTCTTGTCGGTCCCCAGTTCTTTTTCGTAGAGCTGTAATTCTTGTAACAGAGTCGCTAGTGGTTTTTCGTACAAGCTTGCAAGACGGTCGACCTGCTTTGATCGACCGCTGACGTGGTCCTGTAGCGCCAATGCGAAAGCGCGGCTGTGTTTTGGCCCAGCAGTGCTTGCATGAAGTTGACCAGGCCCTGAAGCGGTCTGACTCTCGACGGGATGAAAGAGGGCATCCAGAGGTGCATCGACTCGGCTCAGCGGGTCAGCTTGGAGTTTAGGCGCTCCGTTCAAAGAAGAAACGATTTTCTCTGTCTCCAAGAGCAGATCTTTGACAGCGTGACCGAGCTTCTGACTCATCAGTTGCAGCAGGCGCTCTTGCAGAATCGCATCGATAGCATCTTCTagtcgctcgagctcggcgtgAATCTTGCTCACTGCCTCCTGGCGGTGCTCATTGGTCGATCCAGGCAACGCAGCGAGTTTGCGTGCCACGATGCGGCGTGCCCGATGCAGAGCGATGCGAAACGAGCTTCGCACAAGCGACAACTCACTCACCTCCGAAAGTTCCGACAGCAGAAGGCGCAAGGTAGCCGAAGACGTGTTTTGGGAGTTTCCGACAATCGTTTCACGTGCCTTTGCCGACCAAGAGGACAGTTCGGTCCAAGCTTGAGTGAAGGAATGCTGCTCTTGACCTTCAAGATTGAGGTGAGGTGCAAACCTCAAGAGCGACGGCGGGAGGAGGCGAGACAGAATGCGTCCACTCGGCAAAGCTTGGATCACGCGCACCGTCGACACTCGCATCGGTCGGTTGCCAACGGCTTGTGAGCGTTTGTCGGGTATCGCTTCTGAGTCGGCATCATTGATGTGTTGGGCAACTGGCAGGCCATAGCTGGATCGTCTTCTTTGTGCACGTAGAGTGGCAGCATTCTGTCTGGATGTTGGCGAAAAGGTGCGCTCTGAGGTCGGCGAcccagctgcagctgttgtGGAGTCCAAGTTGACAGGGTCGGTGATGGTACTGAGCAAGTCCAGCACCAACGGTTTCGAGGACGAGGCCGAATCGGTCTTGGAAGGAAGCACAAACATTTGAGCAGCATGCTGCAGTGTTCTAGCAAAGAGCGTcacgagctcggcgatcgTCCGAGATGTGCGTGCTGCCCTATCCTCTTGGTACAAATTAGCATAGGACGTGCTTGCCGCTGCCTCGCCTTCCGGTCGTGCGATCGAAGTGCGGCTTGCGGCACGATGATGCGATATGGACTTTGATGGTTGCTGTGACAGCATTCGACGCAGGGCTGTGAGTCGCTGCGAGAGTAGCAAGTGGTAGGCCTGGTCTAGTTTGGTCccgtcgagcagcacgagGGCAGTGAGTTGGTCTGCCACTgccatcgactcgatctgtGCATCCGAGAGAAGCGACACAGCTCGGTGAATGATTTGTTTGCGCATAGGCAGCATGGTCAACCACTGCTTCTCGATGAATGGGAACATCTTCTTGACGTTCaccttgagcagcgagacAGCTTCCGACACCGAGTCGATGCCTTTCTCCTCGTCCAATGCGAGAGCTGACTGAGAGTTTCGATGGGACACCGACTCGGTCAACTCGGTCCAGGTTGCACGCGTAAGCATGTAAGCCCAACTAGCCTGCAGCGTTTTACCTTTTTCGATCGATTTCCAGACGTATTCCGAAGCGTCCATGATAAGGCGCAAAGAGGCACCGAGCACATAAAGTGCCTCCTGATGCAAGGACGAGGCATCGCTGGTCTCTGTCGAGGCAGTGAGATCTTGGATCGGCAGAAAGCTTTTGCGACGGTTTGCCCTTTTGCAAAGTTCGACCTTGTCCcctgtggctgctgccaggCGAACTCGGCTTAATAGTTCGAGTAGCCTGTGCGATAGgccgctcgagctgccagccatgtcgatgatggtgttggcCGTGCCGAGCAGATCCTCGTAGCGCTGGCCAACGAGACTTCTCAgctcttcttgcttgcCAAGCGCGGTACTCCTGACAGCACGCTCGTatgcttccacctcctTGACCGTGAgggagaggaagagagTGTCTGGCTCGGTACCGAATGGATCGAAGCCTGTCGCCTGAAAGATTCGAGAAGCTTCGTTTGGAACGGAAGTTCGACGAGGCAGCCCGCTAGCAAATAGCGGCGCATCTGTACTGGTGCTGCCAATGCTGGAAGTGAGCGATGCGTTTGTTCGGGCGTGCCTTGCGCGACCATGCCTGGTCGGAGTCGGTGGAGTCGCTCCTGCATCTGAGACAGCACTGCTGCCAGCGTCAGGttgacgctgctgcgatgTTGCTGACATTTCCCGCGTGAGCAATCGTGTTGTCGACCGGTGATGAAGAAGTTGGAAAGAAAGTCGTGTTCAAGGTGGTGTATCATGTATGTGGCTCTCGCGACTCACTTGTGCAGGCTTGTCTGTGCGGGATTCGGTTCCGACTTGCTGGACCCTGGCAGCGGATGAGCGCAGACAGGCGCGTTTCAAAAGTTGACAACTTCCAACACTCAGACTCGGTCGTTGGCCCGCGCGTTGTCTGCTTCAGGTCAGTACCAGCTCTCGGTATCCATTCGACGTAAGCGGAGGACGAAAGCCATGTCAATACCCGGCAAGGATAGTGGTGCGGTCGTGCTCGAAACTTCGATGGGCCGCATCGTGCTAGAGCTGTATTGGAAGCATGCGCCGCGCACATGCGCAAACTTCTACCAGCTTGCTAAGCAGGGATTCTACGACGGAATCATCTTTCACCGCGTCATCAGCGATTTCATGATCCAGGGAGGCGACCCAACAGGGACAGGTTCAGGAGGCACCTCGATCTACGGTGGTCTCTtcgaggatgagctgcATCCCGAGCTTCGCTTCGTCGGAGCTGGTATCCTTGCTTCGGCTAACGCTGGGCCTAACACGAACCGTAGTCAATTCTTCATCACTCTGGCGCCAACGCCATTCCTAGACGGAAAGCACACCATCTTTGGTCGTGTCTCTGACGGCCTGTCTGCAGTTCGTGAGATTGGCGCTGCCGAGACTCAGGATGATAGGTAAGTCATTCCAGCGTCCAAGCGGCAGCAACTCTGTATCGCCGACAGCAAATACTGAAACGGCCGCCCTTTCTACCTTTGacctctttctcttttGCTTCAGGCCTCGCGAAGAGATCAAAATTGTCAAAGCAATGGTAATCTAAGCACGCCACTAACGTCCTTGCCCTCTCCCTCAGAACGCCTCGTCTTGCACGACTCCCTAATCACGAACATTATACGGAAGAATTCTGCCACCCCAATTTTTTATTGTTTAATTGACCTTGATTTTATTTCGGACGGGGGTAAGAGAATCTTTCAGCGCCGATCCTTCCTCACTTTCGCCGCGTTTGCATCATCGACCTGCCAAGACGCAGTCAGTCAATATAAGGGACAGAACATCGTAACCACGGGATCTAAGATATCGCAAGCCGCACATGGCCAGGCCACTTCGGTCAGGTTCAAGGCGCAGATTGCGACAAATAGGGAATTTGTACTTTCAGAACAGAGAAGAGCACACATGCTCACACAAAATGGAGAAACAGGTTGGTATGATGCCTGGTGTTGCGTAGCTGGCGGAGCCCTGTTCTGACCGCCGAGCCCATGGTGGTAGTAGAAGTACAAGGATGAACACAAAGAAGAGAAAAGTACGAGAAGAAACACGACAAGGGGATGTGGGGAGCAAGAGAGTGGAGACAGAGAAGCAGACAAACTGCAAAATCTATCGACATAACCTCTAGAGCGATGCATCCAGAGGCATGTGAGAAATGGTAGTACAGTGGAAGATGCAGAGGATCGTAAACGATACGTTCAGAGTTGAAACGCTTAGATGTCCTGCGAACCACCGGCCTTCTTAGGCTTGCCGGACTTGGCGGGGAGGAGCTCGGACTGGATGAAGGGAAGGACACCACCTTGCGAGATAGTGACACCGCCGAggagcttgttgagctcctcgtcgttgcGGATGGCGAGCTGAAGATGACGGGGAATGATAC belongs to Mycosarcoma maydis chromosome 3, whole genome shotgun sequence and includes:
- a CDS encoding putative Peptidyl-prolyl cis-trans isomerase encodes the protein MSIPGKDSGAVVLETSMGRIVLELYWKHAPRTCANFYQLAKQGFYDGIIFHRVISDFMIQGGDPTGTGSGGTSIYGGLFEDELHPELRFVGAGILASANAGPNTNRSQFFITLAPTPFLDGKHTIFGRVSDGLSAVREIGAAETQDDRPREEIKIVKAMVI